Proteins co-encoded in one Bacillus paramycoides genomic window:
- the alsD gene encoding alpha-acetolactate decarboxylase: MTVAQLIDIDAKRTKTSNEVYQTSTMLALLDGIYDGVISFEELKERGDFGIGTFDQLDGEMIAFDNEFYHLRSDGSAEKVEPEETTPFATVTFFEKEMGYAVERPMNREEVEALLHELMPSKNLFYAIRMDGTFREVRTRTVPRQEKPYTPLVEVTKSQPIFSFKHTEGTLAGFWTPDYAQGIGVAGFHLHYIDDERSGGGHVFDYVIENCTIQICQKAHMHLALPETADFMAAELSRENLEDNIATAEGAE, translated from the coding sequence ATGACTGTTGCGCAATTAATCGATATTGATGCAAAAAGAACGAAAACGAGTAATGAAGTATATCAAACATCTACAATGCTTGCGCTATTAGATGGTATATATGATGGTGTGATTAGCTTTGAGGAATTGAAAGAACGTGGTGATTTCGGCATCGGCACATTTGATCAATTAGATGGTGAAATGATTGCATTTGATAACGAATTTTATCATTTACGTTCAGACGGTTCAGCAGAAAAAGTAGAGCCAGAAGAAACAACACCGTTTGCTACTGTAACATTTTTTGAAAAAGAAATGGGTTATGCAGTAGAGCGTCCGATGAATCGTGAAGAAGTTGAGGCATTATTACATGAATTAATGCCAAGTAAAAACTTATTTTACGCGATTCGAATGGACGGTACATTCCGTGAAGTAAGAACGAGAACTGTTCCAAGACAAGAAAAACCGTATACACCGCTCGTTGAAGTGACGAAATCTCAGCCGATCTTTTCGTTTAAACATACAGAAGGTACGCTTGCTGGATTTTGGACACCAGATTATGCGCAAGGCATTGGTGTAGCTGGTTTCCACTTACATTATATTGATGATGAAAGAAGCGGGGGCGGGCACGTTTTCGATTATGTTATAGAAAACTGTACGATCCAAATTTGTCAAAAAGCTCATATGCATTTAGCACTTCCAGAAACAGCTGATTTTATGGCGGCTGAATTATCTAGAGAAAACTTAGAGGATAATATTGCGACTGCGGAAGGTGCGGAGTAA
- a CDS encoding DNA-3-methyladenine glycosylase, with translation MQAPPSFYEGDTLEVAKKLLGQKLVHIVDGVKRSGIIVEVEAYKGPDDKAAHSYGGRRTDRTEVMFGAPGHAYVYLIYGMYHCFNIITAPVGTPQGVLIRALQPVDGIEEIKLARYNKSDITKAQYKNLTNGPGKLCRALGITLEERGVSLQSDTLHIELVPEEEHISSQYKITAGPRINIDYAEEAVHYPWRFYYEGHPFVSKK, from the coding sequence ATGCAGGCACCACCTTCCTTTTATGAAGGCGATACGTTAGAAGTCGCAAAGAAATTACTCGGACAGAAACTTGTACATATTGTAGACGGAGTAAAACGAAGCGGAATCATTGTAGAAGTAGAAGCATATAAAGGTCCCGATGATAAAGCCGCGCATAGTTACGGAGGTAGACGAACGGACCGTACAGAAGTCATGTTTGGTGCACCGGGACATGCTTACGTATATTTAATTTACGGTATGTATCATTGTTTTAACATCATTACAGCGCCAGTTGGCACCCCGCAAGGTGTTCTCATTCGAGCCCTTCAGCCAGTAGATGGAATCGAAGAAATAAAACTAGCACGCTACAACAAAAGCGACATTACAAAAGCGCAGTATAAAAATTTAACGAACGGCCCTGGCAAACTATGCCGTGCCCTCGGCATTACTTTAGAAGAACGAGGTGTGTCCTTACAAAGTGATACATTACATATTGAACTCGTCCCAGAAGAAGAACACATATCATCACAATATAAAATAACAGCAGGACCCCGTATTAACATCGACTATGCAGAAGAAGCTGTACATTATCCGTGGCGTTTTTATTATGAGGGACATCCGTTTGTTTCAAAGAAATAA
- a CDS encoding Cof-type HAD-IIB family hydrolase — protein sequence MIYRLLALNIDGTLLYNNGKIAKGLRETIEFVKRKDVYVTLFTNRNFQSAHKVAKALKLDSILVTHGGAFVSATLDKPYVQRRLSEEKTFNIVQVLEHFDCNVRISHERFSIGNRERNTPNLIARTVLSSADPLFYPVQFVDSLGDALRDHPVAAPKIDVIFQTKGEKERGLHTLRKAFQDLEYVESDSKRIEILPQNVSKLRGLQLLGEHLNISLNEMVAIGDSLEDLEVIENVGLGVAMGNSPVELKQAADWITRSNSENGVEYMIKEHFRKQFPLPFLKNHKNTPKR from the coding sequence ATGATTTATCGCTTACTAGCTCTTAATATAGATGGGACACTACTATACAACAACGGAAAAATTGCAAAAGGATTACGAGAAACAATTGAATTTGTGAAAAGAAAAGATGTATACGTTACATTATTTACGAACCGTAATTTTCAGTCTGCTCATAAAGTAGCAAAGGCACTAAAATTAGATTCTATATTAGTGACACATGGCGGTGCTTTCGTTTCAGCAACGTTAGATAAGCCGTATGTTCAAAGAAGACTATCGGAAGAGAAGACGTTTAACATTGTGCAAGTGTTAGAGCACTTTGATTGTAACGTCCGCATTTCTCATGAACGGTTTTCAATCGGAAATCGTGAGAGAAATACACCAAACTTAATTGCGCGTACTGTATTATCAAGCGCAGATCCATTATTTTATCCAGTTCAATTTGTAGACTCGTTAGGTGATGCGCTTCGTGATCATCCAGTAGCGGCGCCAAAAATTGATGTTATTTTCCAAACGAAAGGTGAAAAAGAACGAGGGCTCCATACATTAAGAAAAGCGTTCCAAGATTTAGAGTATGTTGAGTCTGATTCAAAACGAATAGAAATTTTGCCGCAAAATGTATCAAAATTACGTGGATTACAATTGCTTGGAGAGCATTTAAATATTTCGCTAAACGAAATGGTTGCGATTGGAGATAGTTTAGAAGATCTAGAAGTCATTGAAAATGTAGGACTCGGAGTAGCGATGGGGAACTCGCCTGTAGAGTTAAAACAAGCAGCTGACTGGATTACACGTTCAAATAGTGAGAACGGTGTAGAGTATATGATTAAAGAACATTTCCGTAAGCAATTCCCGCTTCCGTTTTTGAAGAATCATAAAAATACACCGAAACGATGA